In the Sarcophilus harrisii chromosome 3, mSarHar1.11, whole genome shotgun sequence genome, one interval contains:
- the LOC100920814 gene encoding carcinoembryonic antigen-related cell adhesion molecule 3-like isoform X2 codes for MEKPWDLPHSWPGCWKGFLFTATILSCSVQLASLAQLSIAPIPSYGSIGNNVTLSVRGILKEPQSYSWFRQMTEESNKIMSYTVQSGEQTRGLNHTGRESIFPNGSLFITNLTSDDDGVYIVQVAVTKLKPVLGWGRLQINDSPRSSHLGLVASIVLGAMAGGVITGVLGYFFFKRTRGILRSSRSMRQNSVQRRRHHPISQNNGRRLVIHFLSRDIGGPPPGTGSQQNGCL; via the exons ATGGAGAAGCCCTGGGACCTTCCCCACAGCTGGCCTGGCTGTTGGAAGGGATTCCTGTTCACAG CCACAATCCTCAGCTGCTCCGTCCAGCTAGCCTCTTTGGCCCAGCTGAGCATAGCACCTATTCCTTCCTATGGCTCGATCGGGAACAACGTCACTCTGTCTGTCCGGGGGATCCTGAAGGAGCCTCAGAGTTATTCCTGGTTCCGGCAGATGACCGAGGAGTCCAACAAGATCATGAGCTACACGGTCCAGTCGGGGGAGCAGACCCGGGGACTCAACCACACCGGCCGGGAGAGCATCTTCCCAAACGGTTCCTTGTTTATCACCAATCTCACTTCCGACGATGACGGCGTTTACATCGTACAGGTCGCCGTCACAAAGTTGAAGCCAGTCCTGGGATGGGGACGCTTGCAGATCAATG ATTCTCCCAGGTCTTCCCACTTGGGGTTAGTGGCTAGTATTGTCCTCGGAGCAATGGCCGGTGGGGTCATCACAGGTGTCCTGGGCTACTTCTTCTTCAAGCGGACTCGAGG TATCCTCAGGTCTTCCCGGAGCATGAGACAAAATTCTGTCCAAAGACGAAGACATCATCCTATAAGTCAGAATAATG GGAGAAGGCTTGTCATTCATTTCCTCTCTAGAGATATTGGAGGCCCCCCACCAG
- the CD177 gene encoding CD177 antigen produces MRPQVLFWLLGGALMLSSTTALVCLKGYLIHIADRSEFPIAWTVKLNETCQAGEKCQETLILVESGDQITAITSQGCTSAQAHESKDVQHRAPPGVTIASFTKVCQSDLCNNLDNTVPLWTMEPTYPPAPGGLQCPACMSLRSCPGRTYMVTCPAGTARCYQGNIRLVGGDLSHSLQVRGCVPQEAAQEGCQLLNGTRTIGPIALKESCQASGALTCYQSVFLYFGQNLREEPQNLETDSDVTCEAGEVCHETVLLIESGPNGIMLGSKGCIRPDSASSRSTKIGPPGITITSYTRLCNSNMCNNISSTASILKPSPPAEPAPGHLLCPTCVTLGSFCFTDPLFTCPKGTSRCYYGRLQLNGGGISSGLTIRGCAPPNPRDCKLLGETQAFGPINVSEFCGEPSGNQLFFNRVSATTAPAWGVGVGFLLVLWGDLP; encoded by the exons ATGAGGCCCCAGGTGCTGTTCTGGCTGCTTGGAGGAGCCCTCATGCTTTCTT CAACCACGGCCCTGGTCTGTCTCAAGGGCTACCTGATCCACATAGCTGACAGGTCAGAGTTCCCCATTGCCTGGACTGTCAAACTGAATGAGACCTGTCAGGCAGGGGAGAAATGTCAGGAGACGCTTATCCTCGTGGAGTCAG GGGACCAGATAACTGCGATTACCAGTCAGGGCTGCACCTCAGCCCAAGCCCATGAATCTAAGGACGTCCAGCACCGAGCACCCCCTGGGGTCACCATTGCGTCTTTCACCAAAGTCTGCCAGTCGGACCTGTGCAACAATCTGGACAACACTGTTCCCTTGTGGACAATGGAACCCACGT aCCCGCCAGCGCCAGGGGGCTTGCAATGCCCAGCCTGCATGTCTTTACGCTCTTGCCCGGGCAGGACTTACATGGTCACCTGCCCCGCGGGCACTGCTCGCTGCTACCAAGGAAACATCCGTCTTGTGGGAG gGGACTTGTCACATTCTCTGCAGGTTCGGGGCTGTGTCCCCCAGGAGGCAGCCCAGGAGGGCTGCCAACTGCTCAACGGGACCCGGACCATTGGCCCCATTGCCCTGAAGGAGAGCTGCCAAG CCTCTGGGGCCTTGACTTGTTATCAGAGCGTGTTTCTATACTTTGGACAAAACCTAAGGGAAGAACCGCAAAATCTGGAGACCGACTCCGACGTCACGTGTGAGGCCGGGGAAGTGTGTCACGAGACCGTGCTGCTCATAGAGTCAG GACCCAACGGCATCATGCTGGGCAGTAAGGGGTGTATAAGGCCTGACAGTGCTTCGTCCAGATCTACCAAGATCGGCCCCCCCGGGATTACCATCACCTCCTATACCCGGCTCTGCAACTCCAACATGTGCAATAATATCAGCAGCACGGCTTCCATTTTGAAGCCGTCTCCTCCAG CTGAGCCTGCCCCCGGTCATCTCCTGTGTCCaacatgtgtgaccttgggatCCTTCTGTTTCACTGACCCTCTATTTACTTGTCCAAAGGGCACCTCCCGATGTTACTACGGAAGGTTGCAGCTCAATGGAG GAGGGATCTCAAGTGGCTTGACCATCCGCGGCTGTGCACCCCCAAACCCCAGAGACTGCAAATTACTTGGGGAAACCCAAGCTTTTGGACCCATTAATGTGTCTGAGTTCTGCGGAGAGCCATCGGGGAACCAGTTGTTCTTTAACAGGGTTTCTGCCACCACAGCCCCAGCCTGGGGAGTGGGAGTTgggtttctcttggttttgtggGGAGATCTCCCCTAA